A single Wolbachia endosymbiont (group A) of Bibio marci DNA region contains:
- the hemH gene encoding ferrochelatase, with protein MKKAVILFNLGGPDSLNAVRPFLFNLFYDRRIISLPNPFRFLLAKFISAKRENTARKIYEEIGGKSPILDNTKAQADALELKLNEDRNHVHKVFICMRYWHPFADEVVKSVKQFDPDEVILLPLYPQYSTTTTLSSIENWQKNAKNHGLKCNIKIIHHYYNNEDFIEAHANLIAKHYKLASRIDKPRVLFSAHSLPLSIIKKGDPYASQVERSVELIVEKLAINNLDWSICYQSKIGPVKWLEPSTESELSRAKADGVPVVLSPISFVSEHSETLVELDVEYKAIIKDGYYFRVPTLSIDPLFIKCLADLCINHP; from the coding sequence ATGAAAAAGGCAGTTATCTTATTTAATCTTGGTGGACCTGATTCACTGAATGCGGTCCGTCCTTTTTTATTCAATCTTTTTTATGACAGGAGAATAATCAGTCTACCAAACCCTTTTCGGTTTCTTTTAGCAAAGTTTATATCTGCGAAACGAGAAAATACTGCACGAAAAATATACGAGGAAATTGGAGGTAAATCGCCGATTTTGGATAATACGAAAGCGCAAGCTGATGCTTTAGAACTAAAATTAAATGAAGATAGAAACCATGTACACAAGGTATTCATTTGCATGCGCTATTGGCATCCATTTGCTGACGAAGTTGTTAAAAGTGTAAAACAGTTTGATCCTGATGAAGTAATTTTGCTGCCACTATACCCTCAATATTCAACTACCACAACTTTGTCATCCATCGAAAATTGGCAAAAAAATGCTAAAAACCATGGTCTAAAGTGCAATATAAAAATAATTCACCATTATTATAATAACGAAGACTTTATTGAAGCTCACGCTAATTTAATAGCTAAGCATTACAAATTAGCCAGCAGAATCGATAAGCCAAGAGTCCTATTTTCAGCCCATAGCTTACCTCTTAGTATTATTAAAAAAGGCGACCCTTACGCTTCACAGGTAGAAAGAAGCGTAGAGTTAATAGTAGAAAAGTTAGCTATCAATAACTTAGATTGGTCAATATGTTATCAGAGTAAGATTGGTCCTGTAAAATGGCTAGAGCCAAGCACTGAAAGTGAGCTATCACGTGCAAAAGCTGATGGTGTACCTGTAGTTTTATCACCTATATCTTTTGTTTCTGAGCATTCAGAAACACTTGTGGAACTTGATGTAGAATATAAAGCAATTATCAAGGATGGATATTACTTTCGCGTGCCAACTCTCAGTATCGATCCCTTGTTTATTAAATGCTTGGCTGATTTGTGCATAAATCACCCTTAA
- the hslV gene encoding ATP-dependent protease subunit HslV — protein MIQHDNNKMYGTTILSIRKDKSVVVIGDGQVSMCHTVIKSGAKKVRRLSGDSVIAGFAGATADAFTLFERLESKLDKHPGQLMRACVELAKDWRMDKYLRKLEAMMIVADKSISLVITGTGDVLEPEDGIAAIGSGGNFALSAARALIDIKGISIEEIAKKAMKIAADICVYTNHNVIIEKIEE, from the coding sequence ATGATTCAACACGATAACAATAAAATGTATGGAACTACTATACTGTCAATTAGAAAAGATAAAAGCGTAGTAGTAATAGGTGATGGACAGGTTTCAATGTGCCACACTGTTATAAAATCCGGAGCAAAAAAAGTTAGGCGTCTCTCTGGTGATTCTGTAATTGCTGGGTTTGCTGGAGCAACAGCTGATGCATTTACTCTCTTTGAAAGACTAGAATCTAAACTTGACAAGCACCCAGGGCAATTAATGAGAGCATGTGTTGAACTTGCAAAAGACTGGAGAATGGATAAATATCTGAGAAAATTAGAAGCTATGATGATCGTTGCAGATAAATCTATTTCATTAGTAATTACGGGAACAGGTGATGTTCTTGAACCTGAAGATGGAATCGCAGCTATTGGCTCTGGGGGAAATTTTGCTCTATCTGCAGCAAGAGCTTTAATTGACATTAAAGGAATATCAATAGAGGAAATTGCGAAAAAGGCTATGAAGATAGCTGCTGATATATGTGTTTATACAAATCATAATGTAATTATTGAAAAAATAGAGGAGTGA
- the hslU gene encoding ATP-dependent protease ATPase subunit HslU: MSSEQETLCTNFSNQPITLSEGRSCSSDTYDEKDGLYKDTKSGFDSNDSDVQVNDSTQVLLDDLPPQKIVKELDRFIIGQDDAKRAVAIALRNRWRRNQVPFPLRDEIIPKNILMIGHTGVGKTEIARRLAKLAGAPFIKIEATKFTEIGYVGRDVDSIIRDLVDAAIVLVKEKACKALAEKALDLAEKIIVNSMVGEDATGESKRIFRERLRNKEFENGEVSINVRESKSMLPTFDIPGMPGGQVGVMNVTEIMGKMFNGSKKTKTITVKVKEAREILINEESEKLMDEDKIIKEAIDLVSNDGIVFLDEIDKIAARTEIKGEVNREGVQRDLLPLLEGTTVTTKYGHVKTDYILFIASGAFHQSKPSDLLPELQGRLPIRVELKALTQEDLIRILKEPESSLLKQYIALMKTENVTLEFTDDGIKTIAEIAFTVNRQVENIGARRLHTVMEKLLDEISFIASEKNSEKFIIDSKYAKDKLESISKQLDLSKFIL; the protein is encoded by the coding sequence ATGTCTTCTGAACAAGAAACTTTGTGCACTAATTTTTCCAATCAGCCTATAACCCTTTCAGAAGGGCGGTCTTGTAGTAGTGACACCTACGATGAAAAAGATGGCCTCTATAAAGATACTAAGAGTGGTTTTGATTCAAATGACAGCGATGTTCAAGTTAATGACAGTACTCAAGTTTTGTTAGATGACCTGCCACCACAGAAGATAGTTAAAGAATTGGACAGATTCATAATCGGACAGGATGATGCAAAGCGTGCTGTTGCTATTGCGCTCAGAAATCGTTGGCGTCGCAATCAGGTTCCATTTCCATTGCGTGATGAAATCATACCTAAGAATATATTGATGATCGGTCATACAGGGGTTGGTAAAACTGAAATAGCTCGTCGCTTAGCAAAACTTGCCGGTGCACCATTCATAAAAATTGAGGCAACGAAGTTTACTGAAATAGGGTACGTTGGACGTGACGTTGATTCGATAATACGCGATTTAGTTGATGCAGCAATAGTTTTAGTTAAAGAGAAAGCCTGTAAAGCCTTAGCTGAAAAGGCTTTAGATTTAGCTGAGAAAATAATAGTAAACTCTATGGTAGGCGAAGATGCAACCGGAGAGAGTAAAAGAATCTTTAGAGAAAGATTAAGAAATAAAGAGTTTGAGAACGGAGAAGTTTCCATTAACGTCAGAGAGAGCAAGAGTATGTTGCCTACTTTCGATATACCAGGCATGCCAGGTGGGCAAGTTGGTGTGATGAATGTAACAGAAATAATGGGCAAGATGTTTAACGGGAGCAAAAAAACAAAAACTATTACGGTGAAGGTAAAAGAAGCGCGTGAAATATTAATTAATGAAGAAAGTGAAAAGCTAATGGATGAAGATAAGATAATCAAAGAAGCCATTGATCTTGTTAGTAACGATGGTATAGTATTTTTGGATGAAATAGACAAAATTGCAGCGCGTACAGAAATAAAAGGTGAAGTAAACAGAGAAGGAGTGCAACGCGATCTGTTACCACTACTTGAAGGAACAACTGTTACAACTAAGTATGGCCATGTAAAAACAGACTATATATTATTTATTGCATCTGGTGCTTTTCATCAGTCTAAACCATCTGACCTCTTACCGGAATTGCAGGGCAGATTACCGATCAGGGTAGAACTTAAGGCACTTACTCAAGAGGATTTAATAAGAATATTAAAGGAACCAGAATCTAGTTTGTTAAAGCAGTACATAGCTTTAATGAAAACAGAAAATGTGACGCTTGAGTTCACTGATGATGGTATAAAAACCATAGCTGAAATAGCGTTTACAGTTAATAGGCAAGTGGAAAATATAGGCGCAAGAAGGCTTCACACTGTCATGGAGAAGCTTTTAGACGAAATAAGTTTCATTGCTTCTGAGAAAAATAGCGAAAAATTCATTATAGACAGCAAGTATGCAAAAGATAAACTTGAGTCGATTTCGAAGCAGCTTGATTTATCTAAGTTCATACTTTAG
- a CDS encoding FKBP-type peptidyl-prolyl cis-trans isomerase gives MVRKIILQMLISVVMILTLTSAFVFTIVYINKGKPEKKDKLYEINATHGGLIQTIAHYLVKPILESALDRYIEKHGLTEYLEEITQQKEEDSINFYEITEGNGSKAFCGLEVLLQIYKISNNNLATLPSKVSDVTLKIGQDDLKEVGLGVIGMKEGGERVVTIANDNKMNFNSYYVKLIEVKDKYPDSVNNLMVFNDLINKTGKQVRCGDEISVKYSVKEHNGEYIVKDQTVQFKVGNKEIPLAIEFGVVGMRAGNKRTILSPPDLLTITDDMLIKDIDYDEENISIIDLRLDVKQEVATHHSTVEKQPKEYS, from the coding sequence ATGGTTAGAAAAATTATATTACAAATGCTTATTTCCGTAGTAATGATTCTCACTTTAACTTCTGCTTTTGTGTTTACTATTGTCTATATAAACAAAGGTAAACCGGAAAAAAAGGACAAGCTTTATGAGATAAATGCCACGCATGGTGGTTTGATACAGACGATAGCACATTACCTAGTGAAGCCAATACTTGAATCAGCACTTGACCGCTATATTGAAAAGCATGGGCTAACAGAATATTTAGAAGAAATAACGCAGCAAAAGGAAGAAGATTCAATAAATTTTTATGAAATTACTGAAGGTAATGGCAGTAAGGCTTTCTGTGGCCTGGAAGTCCTACTGCAAATATATAAAATTTCTAATAATAACTTAGCAACACTCCCTAGCAAAGTTTCTGATGTTACTTTGAAAATAGGTCAAGATGACCTAAAAGAAGTGGGTTTAGGGGTGATAGGTATGAAAGAAGGCGGAGAGCGTGTAGTTACTATTGCTAATGATAACAAAATGAATTTTAATTCTTATTACGTCAAACTGATCGAAGTAAAGGATAAATATCCCGACTCAGTAAATAATCTGATGGTTTTTAATGACTTAATTAACAAGACTGGAAAACAAGTAAGGTGCGGTGATGAGATATCGGTTAAATATAGCGTAAAGGAGCATAATGGAGAATATATAGTCAAAGATCAAACAGTGCAATTCAAAGTTGGTAACAAAGAAATACCACTTGCTATAGAGTTTGGTGTTGTGGGAATGAGAGCTGGTAATAAAAGAACTATTCTTTCTCCGCCTGACCTTTTGACTATTACTGACGATATGTTAATAAAAGACATAGATTATGATGAAGAAAATATCTCAATAATTGACTTAAGATTAGATGTTAAGCAAGAGGTCGCAACACACCATTCTACTGTTGAAAAACAGCCTAAAGAATATAGCTGA
- a CDS encoding polyprenyl synthetase family protein codes for MLDETTKNLLIVEVNKLLPENSENKLISAMRYILLAPAKHIRSFLVVASSRVFNAEAKKVISVAAAIEFVHAYSLIHDDLPCMDNSDTRRSQLSCHKKFDEATAVLAGDALLTLAFEVLSSLNEKRCEIIKVLSQAIGIRGMVGGQALDINSEHIDFRPQPSVIQVADTGIQKALPTSISCKKPCDGGAEHEMDSSVSYLHDTLSTLKPQHSYSCMHNAGMTSGQADKIKEIHLMKTAKLFAASCEIGAIIGNATDKQRKALYNYGINLGLIFQAKDDIEDYEQDKTNNLMSVLGKSEVEDYIDGLFKQGLDNLSALSGDTNYLYDLLNQVKKDG; via the coding sequence ATGCTAGACGAAACAACAAAAAATTTGCTTATTGTAGAAGTAAATAAACTTTTACCAGAAAATAGCGAGAATAAGCTTATATCAGCTATGCGTTATATACTCCTTGCTCCTGCAAAACATATACGCTCCTTTTTAGTCGTAGCTTCATCGCGAGTGTTTAACGCGGAAGCTAAAAAAGTAATATCAGTTGCTGCAGCAATTGAATTTGTTCATGCTTATTCTCTAATTCACGATGATTTACCGTGCATGGACAACAGTGATACTCGCAGAAGCCAGCTAAGCTGCCATAAAAAATTTGATGAAGCAACAGCAGTGCTTGCCGGAGATGCACTACTTACTCTGGCTTTTGAGGTATTATCTTCGTTAAATGAGAAACGCTGTGAGATCATAAAAGTGCTCTCTCAAGCAATAGGAATTAGGGGAATGGTGGGAGGACAGGCTTTAGATATTAACAGTGAGCATATAGATTTTAGACCCCAACCCTCTGTCATTCAAGTAGCGGACACTGGGATCCAGAAGGCTTTGCCTACAAGCATTTCGTGCAAAAAGCCATGCGATGGTGGAGCTGAACATGAAATGGATTCCAGTGTCAGCTACTTGCATGACACCCTTTCTACCTTAAAACCACAACATTCGTACAGCTGTATGCATAACGCTGGAATGACGTCGGGCCAAGCTGATAAAATAAAAGAAATTCATTTGATGAAAACCGCAAAATTATTTGCAGCTTCATGCGAAATAGGCGCTATAATAGGGAATGCTACAGACAAGCAACGTAAAGCGTTATATAACTACGGGATAAACCTAGGGCTTATCTTTCAAGCTAAGGATGATATTGAAGACTACGAACAAGATAAAACAAATAATCTAATGTCTGTGCTTGGTAAAAGTGAAGTAGAGGACTATATAGACGGCCTCTTTAAACAAGGCTTGGATAATTTGAGTGCGCTTTCAGGGGATACTAATTATTTATATGATTTATTGAATCAAGTAAAGAAAGATGGTTAG
- the fabF gene encoding beta-ketoacyl-ACP synthase II has translation MSRRVVVTGVGLITPLAADVDNTWSRLIKGESGIKAINTDRFDSSDLACKVAGQVPVQSDNIENYFNPVGYIFEKDLKRTDRFIHYGIAAAIQAVEDSSLEDSKVDRERVGVTIGSGIGGLPSIQENVITMQEKGPRRVSPFFVPASLINLISGHISIKYEFTGPNDSAVTACATGAHAIINSARTIKLGEADVMIAGGAESALCRVGIAGFASMKALSTKFNDKPKEASRPWDAERDGFVMGEGAGILVLEEYEHAKKRGAKIHAELVGYGLTGDAHHITAPHPEGRGAFKAMQLALKSAQINPNQVGYINAHGTSTPLGDKIEVIAMKQLFGDYVYKIPVSSTKSSIGHLLGAAGSVEAIFSILALNNGIIPPTLNLHKPSEGCDLNFVPLKAQEHKIQYALSNSFGFGGTNASLIFGKNYN, from the coding sequence ATGAGCAGAAGAGTAGTAGTCACTGGTGTTGGTTTAATCACTCCACTAGCGGCAGATGTTGACAACACTTGGTCAAGGCTGATAAAAGGCGAGTCTGGCATAAAAGCAATCAATACAGATAGATTTGACTCTTCTGATCTTGCTTGCAAGGTTGCAGGGCAGGTGCCTGTGCAATCCGATAACATTGAGAATTACTTTAATCCTGTAGGTTATATTTTTGAAAAAGATCTAAAAAGAACGGATCGTTTTATTCATTACGGCATTGCAGCAGCGATTCAAGCTGTGGAAGATTCATCTTTAGAAGATTCAAAAGTAGATAGGGAACGTGTTGGCGTAACTATTGGCTCTGGTATAGGTGGTCTTCCGTCAATTCAGGAAAATGTTATTACCATGCAGGAAAAAGGGCCCAGACGTGTCAGTCCATTTTTTGTCCCTGCAAGTCTAATAAATTTGATATCTGGCCATATTTCTATTAAATACGAATTTACAGGTCCAAACGATTCAGCAGTAACCGCATGTGCAACAGGTGCGCATGCAATCATAAACTCAGCAAGAACTATAAAACTTGGTGAAGCGGATGTTATGATTGCAGGTGGAGCAGAAAGTGCACTGTGTAGAGTTGGAATTGCAGGTTTTGCATCTATGAAAGCGTTATCAACTAAATTCAATGATAAACCCAAAGAAGCTTCAAGACCATGGGATGCAGAACGCGATGGTTTTGTTATGGGTGAAGGAGCAGGTATATTGGTGCTGGAGGAATACGAACATGCAAAAAAAAGGGGGGCAAAAATACATGCTGAACTGGTTGGGTACGGACTGACAGGGGATGCACACCACATTACAGCACCACATCCAGAAGGAAGAGGCGCATTTAAGGCAATGCAGCTTGCTTTAAAGAGCGCACAAATTAATCCCAATCAAGTAGGGTATATTAATGCACATGGAACTTCAACACCACTTGGAGATAAAATTGAAGTAATAGCAATGAAACAGTTATTCGGTGACTACGTTTATAAAATACCTGTTTCTTCAACTAAATCTTCTATAGGACATTTACTTGGTGCTGCAGGGAGCGTTGAAGCAATATTTAGTATTCTTGCGTTAAATAATGGAATTATTCCGCCAACCTTAAATTTACATAAACCTTCAGAAGGATGTGATTTAAATTTTGTACCACTTAAAGCTCAAGAGCATAAAATTCAATATGCACTTTCTAATTCGTTTGGTTTTGGTGGCACTAATGCATCGCTCATCTTTGGAAAAAATTATAATTAA
- the murA gene encoding UDP-N-acetylglucosamine 1-carboxyvinyltransferase, translating to MHKILIRNNYKSLVGKIKINGSKNAILPIMAASLLSTFSVILHNVPDLIDVHLMSKLLESLGAKVNFTCNKDYKANHTLEIDCGNINHHVMSHETASKLRASFLMLGPILSRFGKITTVFPGGCNIGKRPVDMHIKALEEMGAKIKVEGCNIIATVKGKLQGKEITFEKISVGATENIIMAATLAEGVTIINNAATEPEVLDLIEFLKKMGANIEISDTRITITGVEALNGCIHKIIPDRIEAGTYALAAIITGGKLELEGISLSDIRCIVNELKAIGANVELCNEGVMISRKNCSIRSANIATDPYPNFPSDMQPQLMSAMCIADGISVIEENVFENRFAHADELRKLGANISIEKSKATISGIKSLSGANLYATDLRSTAALVLASLVAGGETIINNSHHLWRGYEAMHEKLNSCGADISISS from the coding sequence ATGCACAAGATATTAATAAGAAATAACTACAAATCCCTGGTCGGAAAAATCAAGATTAATGGTTCAAAGAATGCTATTTTACCGATAATGGCAGCAAGTCTATTGAGTACCTTCTCGGTGATTTTGCATAATGTACCTGATTTAATTGATGTGCATCTAATGTCTAAGCTGCTTGAGAGTCTTGGAGCGAAAGTGAACTTTACATGTAATAAAGATTATAAAGCAAATCATACTTTGGAAATTGACTGCGGTAATATCAACCATCACGTAATGTCACATGAAACTGCAAGTAAGCTGCGAGCATCTTTTTTAATGCTAGGTCCAATTCTCAGTAGATTTGGTAAAATCACAACAGTCTTTCCTGGTGGATGCAATATCGGAAAGCGTCCCGTTGATATGCATATCAAAGCATTAGAAGAAATGGGAGCTAAAATTAAAGTTGAAGGCTGTAATATAATTGCAACAGTGAAAGGAAAGCTACAAGGAAAAGAAATCACATTTGAGAAAATAAGTGTTGGCGCAACAGAAAACATAATAATGGCAGCAACACTTGCAGAAGGAGTGACAATAATAAACAATGCTGCAACGGAGCCGGAAGTTCTTGATTTAATAGAGTTCCTAAAGAAAATGGGTGCTAATATTGAGATTAGTGATACAAGGATCACAATAACAGGAGTTGAAGCATTAAATGGATGTATTCATAAAATAATACCAGATCGCATAGAAGCAGGCACCTATGCACTAGCTGCTATAATAACCGGTGGTAAATTGGAGTTAGAAGGAATAAGTCTATCTGATATAAGATGTATTGTGAATGAATTGAAAGCTATAGGGGCTAATGTTGAACTATGTAATGAGGGGGTTATGATTTCCAGAAAAAATTGCTCTATTAGGTCTGCTAACATTGCAACAGATCCATACCCCAACTTTCCCAGTGATATGCAACCACAACTGATGTCTGCAATGTGCATCGCTGATGGGATATCAGTAATTGAAGAGAACGTTTTTGAAAACAGATTTGCACATGCAGATGAATTGAGAAAGTTAGGTGCTAATATCAGCATCGAGAAAAGCAAAGCTACTATAAGTGGAATAAAAAGCTTATCTGGAGCTAATCTATATGCTACTGACTTAAGATCAACAGCAGCTTTGGTGCTTGCTTCTTTGGTAGCCGGTGGAGAAACTATAATAAACAATTCACATCATTTATGGAGAGGATATGAAGCAATGCATGAAAAACTCAATTCATGTGGAGCTGATATCTCCATTTCATCTTGA
- the thyX gene encoding FAD-dependent thymidylate synthase encodes MNEATKRTTVKEIDGILYEEHKVLDHGFIRVVDYMGSDSSIVQAARVSYGKGTKQISQDEALIKYLMRHHHTTPFEMCEIKFHVKLPIFVARQWIRHRTANVNEYSARYSILDNEFYTPKPEQVAKQSDNNKQGSGEAFDPDTSKEIIDSLTNDSNLVYFHYEKFIEQGLAREIARTNLTLNYYTQFYWKIDLHNLFHFLKLRADKHAQYEIRVYAEVMLDIIKKWVPLAYNAFVEYCLESACISRTGLDIIRKLIKGETVTREESNIGKREWDELMSILDKRS; translated from the coding sequence ATGAATGAAGCAACCAAACGAACTACAGTAAAAGAAATAGATGGAATCTTATATGAAGAACATAAGGTATTAGACCATGGATTTATTCGAGTAGTGGATTATATGGGCTCTGACAGTAGCATAGTTCAAGCTGCTCGTGTTTCTTATGGCAAGGGAACAAAACAGATAAGTCAGGATGAAGCACTTATAAAGTATTTAATGAGACATCATCATACAACTCCATTTGAAATGTGTGAAATTAAGTTTCACGTGAAACTTCCAATTTTTGTTGCAAGGCAATGGATAAGGCATAGAACTGCAAATGTGAATGAATATTCAGCAAGGTATTCAATACTTGATAATGAATTTTATACACCTAAACCAGAACAAGTTGCAAAACAATCTGACAATAATAAACAAGGTAGTGGGGAAGCTTTTGATCCAGATACCTCAAAGGAAATAATAGATTCTCTAACAAATGACTCTAATTTAGTATATTTTCATTATGAAAAATTTATTGAGCAGGGGCTTGCAAGAGAAATTGCCCGAACTAACCTAACGCTTAATTACTACACGCAATTTTATTGGAAAATAGATCTACATAACCTTTTTCATTTTTTGAAGCTTAGAGCTGATAAGCACGCCCAATATGAAATCAGAGTTTATGCAGAAGTTATGTTGGATATAATAAAAAAATGGGTCCCATTGGCCTACAATGCCTTTGTTGAATATTGCCTAGAATCAGCCTGTATTTCAAGAACTGGTTTAGACATAATTCGTAAATTAATTAAAGGGGAAACCGTTACTAGAGAAGAAAGTAATATTGGTAAAAGAGAATGGGACGAGCTGATGTCTATACTTGATAAACGATCTTAA